In the genome of Desulfovibrio aminophilus DSM 12254, one region contains:
- the hisS gene encoding histidine--tRNA ligase, which produces MMKIQKIKGFADLFPEEAAKFTFLESRAREIFGRYGFGELRTPLLEHTELFAKSIGEDTDVVGKEMFTFPDRKGRLLTLRPEATAGVMRAFIEGGDWQPGQVRKYFTTGPMFRYERPQKGRQRQFHQINAEILGANEPQADAELILMLRTFLTDIGLTRLSVELNTLGCRECRPMFRQALTAFFAGLDREKLCEDCRRRVETNPLRVLDCKVPGCGELTKDAPHITDHVCGHCREHFDTVKALLDAARVAYTLNPRLVRGLDYYQRTAFEITSGEIGSQTAVAGGGRYDGLVGSLGGPDVPGVGFACGMERLAMLLEHCPESRPDFHLAVLDERAVNQCLILAQGLRERGLSGEVAYAPGSLKSQLRRANKSGARMALVVGGEEFDKGLVLIKDMGGAADQRHVPRERLLAMVAVSGLEALLSAALPERTEE; this is translated from the coding sequence ATCATGAAAATCCAGAAAATCAAAGGGTTCGCTGACCTTTTCCCGGAAGAGGCGGCCAAGTTCACGTTTTTGGAATCCCGGGCCCGGGAGATCTTCGGCCGCTACGGCTTCGGCGAACTGCGCACGCCGCTGCTCGAACACACCGAACTTTTCGCCAAGTCCATCGGCGAGGACACCGACGTGGTGGGCAAGGAGATGTTCACCTTCCCGGATCGCAAGGGCCGCCTGCTGACCCTGCGGCCCGAAGCCACGGCCGGGGTCATGCGGGCCTTCATCGAGGGCGGGGACTGGCAGCCCGGCCAGGTGCGGAAATATTTCACCACCGGCCCCATGTTCCGCTACGAGCGGCCGCAGAAGGGCCGCCAGCGCCAGTTCCACCAGATCAACGCCGAGATTCTCGGGGCGAACGAGCCCCAGGCCGACGCCGAGCTGATCCTCATGCTGCGGACGTTCCTCACGGACATCGGGCTCACCCGGCTTTCCGTGGAGCTGAACACCCTGGGCTGTCGCGAGTGCCGTCCCATGTTCCGCCAGGCCCTGACGGCCTTCTTCGCCGGTCTGGACCGGGAAAAGCTGTGCGAGGACTGCCGCCGCCGGGTGGAGACCAACCCCCTGCGCGTGCTGGACTGCAAGGTGCCGGGGTGCGGGGAGCTGACCAAGGACGCCCCGCACATCACGGACCACGTCTGCGGCCACTGCCGGGAGCACTTCGACACCGTGAAGGCCCTGCTGGACGCCGCGCGGGTGGCCTACACCCTGAATCCCCGGCTGGTGCGCGGCCTGGACTACTACCAGCGCACGGCCTTCGAGATCACCTCCGGCGAGATCGGCTCCCAGACGGCCGTGGCCGGGGGCGGCCGCTACGACGGTCTGGTGGGCTCCCTGGGCGGCCCGGACGTTCCGGGCGTGGGCTTCGCCTGCGGCATGGAGCGCCTGGCCATGCTCCTGGAGCACTGCCCCGAGTCCCGGCCGGACTTCCATTTGGCCGTGCTCGACGAGCGGGCCGTGAACCAGTGCCTGATTCTGGCCCAGGGCCTGCGCGAACGCGGGCTCTCCGGCGAGGTGGCCTACGCCCCGGGCAGCCTGAAGAGCCAGTTGCGGCGGGCCAACAAGTCCGGCGCGCGCATGGCCCTGGTGGTCGGCGGCGAGGAGTTCGACAAGGGGCTCGTGCTCATCAAGGACATGGGCGGCGCGGCCGACCAGCGTCACGTGCCCCGTGAACGCCTGCTGGCCATGGTCGCCGTGTCCGGCCTGGAAGCCCTGCTCTCGGCGGCCCTGCCGGAACGAACCGAGGAATAA
- a CDS encoding pyridoxamine 5'-phosphate oxidase family protein, whose protein sequence is MDHPLRRAKRKLDDETAFAVLRRCTWGFLSLVGPDGDPYGVPINHVLLEEGGRKRLLFHCAREGRKIDCLKHRPRAFFVAVENPETLPDKFSTAYASAMVSGPVEIVDDPDEKRALLTAFVRGLAPAFQERGRKHIEHRLRDCLVLTLEIEHVCGKGRKEEEPYALAHLGFAVS, encoded by the coding sequence ATGGACCACCCGTTGCGTCGCGCCAAACGGAAACTCGATGACGAGACGGCCTTCGCCGTCCTCCGCCGCTGCACCTGGGGATTCCTCTCCCTGGTCGGCCCGGACGGCGACCCATACGGCGTGCCGATCAATCACGTCCTGCTGGAGGAAGGCGGCAGAAAACGCCTCCTGTTCCACTGCGCCCGCGAGGGCCGCAAGATCGACTGCCTGAAACACCGGCCCAGGGCTTTCTTCGTGGCCGTGGAAAACCCGGAGACCCTGCCGGACAAGTTCAGCACCGCCTACGCCAGCGCCATGGTCTCCGGCCCGGTGGAGATCGTGGACGACCCGGACGAGAAACGGGCCCTGCTCACGGCCTTCGTGCGCGGGCTGGCCCCCGCGTTCCAGGAGCGCGGCCGCAAACACATCGAACACCGTCTGCGCGACTGCCTCGTCCTCACCCTGGAGATCGAACACGTCTGCGGCAAGGGACGCAAAGAAGAGGAGCCCTACGCCCTCGCCCACCTCGGCTTCGCCGTGTCATAA
- a CDS encoding 2-hydroxymuconate tautomerase family protein yields the protein MPFVNIRITRDGATAEQKARLIKGVTDLLVEVLDKNPATTVVIIDEVDTDNWGIGGESVTKRRELAR from the coding sequence ATGCCGTTCGTGAACATCCGCATCACCCGCGACGGGGCCACCGCCGAGCAGAAAGCCCGGCTCATCAAGGGCGTCACCGACCTCCTGGTGGAGGTCCTGGACAAGAACCCGGCCACCACCGTGGTCATCATCGACGAGGTGGACACCGACAACTGGGGCATCGGCGGCGAGAGCGTGACGAAACGGCGCGAACTCGCGCGGTAA
- a CDS encoding class I SAM-dependent methyltransferase produces MNWNAARYDRWFETPEGRFAFAAERRLLEAMVAGWPRRGKTLLEVGCGTGLFLELLYHTGFDVTGVDRSEAMVAAARDRLGKRADIQVANGESLGFCDNEFDYVVLWSVLEFCDDPLGALREAARVAARGVLVGFLNRWSLYWLSHGRNRPGRTLGQARWFSWPEMRRMAEQGLGRPPRYARSVLPGPTATWRDAAPWKYLNAPLYPVCLGAFAALRVDYVDEKPLTPVGSLKIEPAGLG; encoded by the coding sequence ATGAACTGGAACGCCGCCCGCTACGACCGCTGGTTCGAGACCCCCGAGGGCCGCTTCGCCTTCGCCGCCGAGCGGCGTCTGCTGGAGGCCATGGTCGCGGGCTGGCCCCGACGGGGCAAGACCCTGCTGGAGGTGGGCTGCGGCACCGGCCTGTTCCTGGAGTTGCTCTACCACACCGGCTTCGACGTCACCGGGGTGGACCGCTCCGAGGCCATGGTGGCGGCCGCCCGCGACCGACTCGGCAAGCGGGCCGACATCCAGGTGGCCAACGGCGAGAGCCTGGGCTTCTGCGACAACGAATTCGACTACGTGGTGCTCTGGAGCGTGCTGGAGTTCTGCGACGATCCCCTGGGCGCGCTGCGCGAGGCCGCGCGGGTGGCGGCGCGGGGGGTGCTGGTCGGCTTCCTGAACCGCTGGTCCCTGTACTGGCTGTCCCACGGCCGCAACCGGCCCGGCCGCACCCTGGGCCAGGCCCGCTGGTTCTCCTGGCCCGAGATGCGGCGCATGGCCGAGCAGGGCCTGGGGCGTCCGCCGCGCTACGCCCGTTCCGTCCTGCCCGGTCCCACGGCCACCTGGCGCGACGCCGCGCCCTGGAAATACCTCAACGCCCCGCTCTATCCCGTCTGCCTGGGGGCCTTCGCGGCCCTGCGCGTGGACTACGTGGACGAAAAGCCGCTCACGCCCGTGGGCAGCCTGAAGATCGAGCCCGCTGGCCTGGGCTGA
- a CDS encoding peroxiredoxin, producing MSCGHDDYEELLECAKVGLPVRDFTLEVYDPAEGGFGEVSLADLKKQGKWTILVFYPADFTFVCPTELADLAERHADLVKLGAEVLSVSTDTKFVHMAWKNDERLLQNVRFKMAADPNGEVSRYFDVWDPASGLDLRGTFIINPEGVLVASEVNFYNVGRNADELVRKMKANVYLKDHPAEACPAKWEPGKKTLTPSEKLVGKVADALDM from the coding sequence ATGTCCTGCGGACACGACGATTATGAGGAACTGCTTGAATGCGCCAAGGTGGGCCTGCCGGTCCGGGACTTCACCCTGGAGGTCTATGATCCCGCCGAGGGCGGCTTCGGCGAGGTCTCCCTGGCCGACCTGAAGAAGCAAGGCAAATGGACGATCCTGGTCTTCTATCCGGCGGACTTCACCTTCGTCTGCCCCACGGAGCTGGCCGACCTGGCCGAGAGGCACGCCGATCTGGTCAAGCTGGGCGCGGAGGTTCTCTCAGTGTCCACGGACACCAAGTTCGTGCACATGGCCTGGAAGAACGACGAGCGCCTGCTCCAGAACGTGCGCTTCAAGATGGCCGCCGACCCCAACGGCGAGGTCTCGCGCTACTTCGACGTCTGGGATCCGGCCTCGGGCCTGGACCTGCGCGGCACTTTCATCATCAACCCCGAGGGCGTGCTGGTCGCCTCGGAGGTGAACTTCTACAACGTGGGCCGCAACGCCGATGAACTCGTGCGCAAGATGAAGGCCAACGTCTATCTCAAGGACCATCCCGCCGAGGCCTGCCCGGCCAAGTGGGAGCCCGGCAAGAAGACCCTCACGCCCTCCGAGAAATTGGTGGGCAAGGTTGCCGACGCTCTCGATATGTAG
- a CDS encoding insulinase family protein, whose product MTLIHGFRKIREQDIPEIRTRAQVYEHVKTGGRLLSLLNEDENKVFGISFRTPPRDSTGVAHILEHSVLCGSRKYPVREPFVELLKGSLQTFLNALTFPDKTCYPVASTNVQDFYNLIDVYLDAVFHPRLTENTLRQEGWHYDPETPEGPLNFKGVVFNEMKGAYSSPDNQLYEYSQHALFPDVTYGLDSGGDPEQIPDLTFDDFMAFHRAHYQPTNAFAFFYGDDDPVERLRILDEAFSEFERGRPGHYIPLQKPFREPARLERPYAAGPGEGQKSMFTLNFCLPEAADPDLNLGLNVLEHILIGLPSSPLRKALMDSGLGEDLAGAGLETDLRQMYFSVGLKGMARGKADEAAELVLSTLARLADDGLDPKDIEAAVNSVEFDLRENNTGSFPRGLSLMFQALTSWLHEGDPLALLPFETPLAALKERLASGEPVFEGLIRRHFLDNSHRALVVLNPDPELAARRETAERKRLDAVAARLDAERMARLEAQARELERLQETPDSPEDLAKIPRLQLSDLPLENAVIPAETVALGAEPAQFHDLFTNGILYLDLGFDLSAVPDRLLPLAPLLGRVLLETGTAKTDFVTLTQRIARKTGGIAPQTFVTPSRPGPEAAARLFLRGKCTLAQAPDLCDILAEVLTSADLGNRERVRQIVMETKARREQRLVPAGHSIVATRLKARMGRAHLMDERMHGVTGLFFIRELAQRVERDFGCVRADLEELRDILVRRSGLALNVTCDAKGLEAARSAVADLAAALPDAPAPAPAERAPLSLPAREGLALPAQVNYVGKGLNLFDQGWSFDGSAHVVGKLLRASYLWERVRVQGGAYGAFCSLDRLSGACTFVSYRDPNVDRTLKAFDETAQHLKNLKLDRDELEKAVIGAIGEIDGYMLPDAKGFASLARTLNGEDEAFRQKVREEVLSTGPADFAAFGEALAALKDKGEVVVLGETKALEQSAAGLKVERIL is encoded by the coding sequence ATGACGCTCATCCACGGCTTCCGCAAGATCCGCGAACAGGACATCCCGGAGATCCGCACCCGCGCCCAGGTCTACGAGCACGTCAAGACCGGCGGCCGTCTCCTCTCCCTGCTCAACGAGGACGAGAACAAGGTCTTCGGCATCAGCTTCCGCACCCCGCCCCGCGACTCCACCGGCGTGGCCCACATCCTGGAGCACTCGGTGCTCTGCGGCTCGCGCAAGTACCCGGTGCGGGAGCCCTTCGTGGAGCTGCTCAAGGGCTCGCTCCAGACCTTCCTGAACGCCCTGACCTTCCCGGACAAGACCTGCTATCCCGTGGCCAGCACCAACGTCCAGGACTTCTACAACCTCATCGACGTGTACCTGGACGCGGTGTTCCATCCCCGGCTCACCGAGAACACCCTGCGCCAGGAGGGCTGGCACTACGACCCCGAGACTCCCGAAGGCCCGCTCAACTTCAAGGGCGTTGTCTTCAACGAGATGAAGGGAGCCTATTCCTCGCCGGACAACCAGCTCTACGAGTATTCCCAGCACGCCCTGTTCCCGGACGTGACCTACGGCCTGGACTCCGGCGGCGACCCGGAGCAGATCCCGGACCTGACCTTCGACGACTTCATGGCCTTTCACCGGGCCCACTACCAGCCGACCAACGCCTTCGCCTTCTTCTACGGCGACGACGACCCGGTGGAACGGCTGCGCATCCTGGACGAGGCCTTCTCGGAATTCGAACGCGGGCGGCCGGGCCACTACATCCCGCTGCAGAAGCCCTTCCGCGAGCCCGCGCGCCTGGAGCGGCCCTACGCCGCCGGGCCCGGCGAGGGCCAGAAGTCCATGTTCACCCTGAACTTCTGCCTGCCCGAGGCCGCCGACCCGGACCTCAACCTGGGCCTGAACGTGCTCGAGCACATCCTCATCGGCCTGCCCTCCTCGCCGCTGCGCAAGGCCCTCATGGACTCGGGCCTGGGCGAGGATCTGGCCGGGGCGGGCCTGGAAACGGACCTGCGCCAGATGTACTTCTCCGTGGGCCTCAAGGGCATGGCCCGGGGCAAGGCCGACGAGGCCGCCGAACTGGTCCTCTCCACCCTGGCGCGGCTGGCCGACGACGGCCTGGACCCCAAGGACATCGAGGCCGCGGTGAACTCCGTGGAGTTCGACCTGCGCGAGAACAACACCGGCTCGTTCCCGCGCGGGCTCTCGCTCATGTTCCAGGCCCTGACCTCCTGGCTGCACGAGGGCGACCCCCTGGCCCTGCTGCCCTTCGAAACCCCGCTGGCCGCGCTCAAGGAGCGCCTGGCCTCGGGCGAACCCGTGTTCGAGGGCCTCATCCGCCGCCACTTCCTGGACAACTCCCACCGGGCCCTGGTGGTCCTCAACCCGGACCCCGAACTCGCGGCCCGGCGCGAGACCGCCGAACGCAAGCGCCTGGACGCCGTGGCCGCCCGCCTGGACGCGGAACGGATGGCCCGGCTGGAGGCCCAGGCCCGGGAGCTGGAACGCCTCCAGGAAACCCCGGACAGCCCCGAGGATCTGGCGAAAATCCCCCGCCTCCAGCTCTCGGACCTGCCCCTGGAGAACGCGGTCATCCCCGCCGAAACCGTCGCCCTGGGCGCGGAACCGGCCCAGTTCCACGACCTGTTCACCAACGGCATCCTCTACCTGGACCTGGGCTTCGACCTCTCGGCCGTGCCCGACCGGCTGCTGCCCCTGGCGCCCCTCCTGGGCCGCGTCCTGCTGGAGACCGGCACCGCGAAGACCGACTTCGTGACCTTGACCCAGCGCATCGCCCGCAAGACCGGCGGCATCGCGCCCCAGACCTTCGTGACTCCCTCGCGGCCCGGGCCCGAGGCCGCGGCCCGGCTCTTCCTGCGCGGCAAATGCACCCTGGCCCAGGCCCCGGACCTTTGCGACATCCTGGCCGAGGTGCTCACCTCCGCCGACCTGGGCAACCGCGAACGCGTGCGCCAGATCGTCATGGAGACCAAGGCCCGCCGCGAGCAGCGTCTGGTCCCGGCCGGGCACAGCATCGTGGCCACCCGGCTCAAGGCCCGCATGGGCCGGGCGCACCTCATGGACGAGCGGATGCACGGCGTGACCGGCCTGTTCTTCATCCGCGAACTGGCCCAGCGCGTGGAGCGGGACTTCGGCTGTGTGCGCGCGGACCTGGAGGAATTGCGGGACATCCTGGTGCGGCGCTCCGGGCTGGCCCTGAACGTGACCTGCGACGCCAAGGGCCTGGAAGCGGCGCGCTCGGCCGTGGCCGACCTGGCCGCCGCCCTGCCGGACGCCCCGGCCCCGGCCCCGGCCGAGCGTGCGCCCCTGTCCCTGCCCGCCCGCGAGGGCCTGGCCCTGCCCGCCCAGGTGAACTACGTGGGCAAGGGCCTGAACCTCTTCGACCAGGGCTGGAGCTTCGACGGCTCGGCCCATGTGGTGGGCAAGCTCCTGCGCGCCTCCTACCTCTGGGAGCGCGTACGGGTGCAGGGCGGAGCCTACGGCGCGTTCTGCTCCCTGGACCGCCTCTCCGGGGCCTGCACCTTCGTCTCCTACCGCGACCCCAACGTGGACCGCACCCTGAAGGCCTTCGACGAGACGGCCCAGCACCTGAAGAACCTCAAGCTGGACCGCGACGAGTTGGAAAAGGCCGTCATCGGGGCCATCGGCGAGATCGACGGCTACATGCTGCCCGACGCCAAGGGCTTCGCCTCCCTGGCCCGGACGCTCAACGGCGAGGACGAGGCCTTCCGCCAGAAGGTGCGCGAGGAGGTGCTCTCCACGGGACCGGCGGACTTCGCGGCCTTCGGCGAGGCCCTGGCGGCCCTCAAGGACAAGGGCGAGGTGGTGGTCCTGGGCGAGACCAAGGCCCTGGAGCAGAGCGCGGCCGGATTGAAGGTGGAGCGGATACTCTAA
- a CDS encoding TylF/MycF/NovP-related O-methyltransferase, protein MGVFLQSLEEIAPGARITIYGAGNAGYRLRRRLRADRPDVDVRRYLDSRRSGAFDGLEMLALDGLEPPDPARDLILVASVHWPEMVEALEARGVTTFKVYDESIHLPADFGGIIQEERIRQLCLAAHYAHTLPGDLAEFGVATGASAAILAGIMKAEDGLGRPPRRLFLFDSFEGLPEATSDVDRDTPLVRSGAWGPGAFRVRSVERVLERITACGLTRERLVVTPGFFEASLARIPAGTRFSLAHVDCDLYLSALQVLEACFGRGLLVPGAMLLFDEWQATGADPELGERRAWAEAVERFNVRFSDVGEYSWHGRKFVVHGYDAAR, encoded by the coding sequence ATGGGCGTCTTTCTGCAATCCCTGGAGGAGATCGCGCCGGGCGCGCGGATCACGATCTACGGCGCGGGCAACGCGGGCTACCGCCTGCGGCGCAGGCTGCGGGCCGACCGGCCGGACGTGGACGTGCGCCGCTACCTGGACAGCCGCAGGTCGGGGGCCTTCGACGGCCTGGAGATGCTGGCCCTGGACGGCCTGGAGCCCCCGGACCCCGCCCGCGACCTCATCCTCGTGGCCTCGGTGCACTGGCCCGAGATGGTCGAGGCGCTCGAAGCCCGGGGCGTGACGACCTTCAAGGTCTACGACGAATCCATCCACCTGCCCGCCGACTTCGGGGGCATCATCCAGGAGGAGCGCATCCGGCAGCTCTGCCTGGCGGCGCACTACGCCCACACCCTGCCCGGCGACCTGGCCGAGTTCGGCGTGGCCACGGGCGCCTCGGCGGCCATCCTGGCCGGGATCATGAAGGCCGAGGACGGCCTGGGCCGCCCGCCGCGCCGCCTGTTCCTCTTCGACAGCTTCGAGGGCCTGCCCGAGGCGACCTCGGACGTGGACCGCGACACGCCCCTGGTGCGATCCGGGGCCTGGGGCCCGGGGGCCTTCCGGGTGCGCTCCGTGGAGCGGGTGCTGGAGCGGATCACGGCCTGCGGCCTGACGCGGGAACGGCTGGTGGTGACGCCCGGCTTCTTCGAGGCGAGCCTGGCGCGGATTCCGGCCGGCACGCGCTTCTCCCTGGCGCACGTGGACTGCGACCTGTACCTCTCGGCCCTGCAGGTGCTGGAGGCCTGCTTCGGGCGCGGACTGCTGGTCCCCGGGGCCATGCTCCTGTTCGACGAGTGGCAGGCCACGGGCGCGGACCCGGAACTGGGCGAACGCCGGGCCTGGGCCGAGGCCGTGGAACGCTTCAACGTGCGTTTCAGCGACGTGGGGGAGTATTCCTGGCACGGCCGCAAGTTCGTGGTCCACGGCTACGACGCCGCGCGCTGA
- a CDS encoding glutamine amidotransferase, whose product MLRARVVVHVAFEDAGAFGPVLEERGYVPETLQAGVDDLGDPLAPDLLLVLGGPIGVNEEEDYPFLREELGLIRKRLEARRPTLGVCLGAQLMAASLGARVHPGPAKEIGWSRLALTDEGRASCLAPLENTAVLHWHGDTFDLPEGARLLASTDICTHQAFDLGGFALGLQFHPEARGGLIERWLIGHTCELRAAGIDIPGLRADSARLGPALEAVAPDVLRRWLDGLPGREE is encoded by the coding sequence GTGCTTCGGGCGCGCGTCGTCGTCCATGTGGCCTTCGAGGATGCGGGGGCCTTCGGCCCCGTATTGGAAGAGCGGGGCTACGTTCCGGAAACGCTCCAGGCGGGCGTGGACGACCTGGGCGACCCTCTGGCCCCGGACCTGCTTCTGGTCCTCGGCGGCCCCATCGGGGTCAACGAGGAAGAGGACTATCCCTTTCTGCGCGAGGAACTGGGGCTGATCCGCAAGCGCCTGGAGGCCCGGAGGCCCACCCTGGGCGTCTGCCTGGGCGCGCAGCTCATGGCCGCCTCCCTGGGCGCGCGGGTCCATCCCGGCCCGGCCAAGGAGATCGGCTGGTCGCGGCTGGCCCTCACCGACGAGGGACGGGCGTCCTGCCTCGCTCCCCTGGAGAACACGGCCGTGCTGCACTGGCACGGCGACACCTTCGATCTGCCCGAAGGCGCGCGACTGCTCGCCTCCACGGACATCTGCACGCATCAGGCCTTCGACCTGGGCGGCTTCGCCCTGGGGCTGCAATTCCACCCCGAGGCGCGCGGCGGCCTCATCGAACGCTGGCTCATCGGCCATACCTGCGAACTGCGCGCCGCCGGGATCGACATCCCGGGCCTGCGCGCGGACTCGGCCCGCCTGGGCCCGGCCCTGGAGGCCGTGGCCCCGGACGTGCTCCGGCGCTGGCTGGACGGCCTGCCCGGCCGGGAGGAATGA
- a CDS encoding PEGA domain-containing protein, with the protein MKRRFFPLLFVLFACAACAPTVLTQKIPVSTIPDGARVRADGAEVCTTPCQVELTRNADHILTLTRDGYRQQDVVVRRVYQSEKVMARAVGQGLQTGQFMNNPAWGVNAGVQSMDAQEQTGEAYLLSPSAVSVTLVPLASSATPANMPGPEALDASDLGWIGRSLETLASGQSQSWTNPSTGVAYTIAPQPARQENGVWVRDFVLTSRLGGVTRETTAAAERRGANQWALRGGAPQAASQGMNASAQPPRMDPAAALSGAALGAGSAVSVPVVTAKDGSSHTSTSTSADGSSTTTKTTKTSVKGSVSVNPVGAVQALEQLMESGAQSPAAGQ; encoded by the coding sequence ATGAAGAGACGGTTTTTTCCGCTGCTGTTCGTTCTTTTCGCTTGCGCGGCCTGCGCGCCCACGGTCTTGACCCAGAAGATTCCCGTGTCCACCATCCCCGACGGCGCGCGCGTGCGGGCCGACGGCGCGGAGGTCTGCACCACGCCCTGCCAGGTGGAGCTGACCCGCAACGCGGACCACATCCTGACCCTGACCCGCGACGGCTACCGCCAGCAGGACGTGGTCGTGCGCCGGGTCTACCAGAGCGAGAAGGTCATGGCCCGGGCCGTGGGCCAGGGTCTGCAGACCGGCCAGTTCATGAACAATCCGGCCTGGGGCGTGAACGCCGGAGTCCAGTCCATGGACGCCCAGGAGCAGACCGGCGAGGCCTACCTGCTTTCGCCATCGGCCGTGTCCGTGACCCTCGTGCCCCTGGCCTCCTCGGCCACCCCGGCCAACATGCCCGGCCCGGAGGCCCTGGACGCCTCGGACCTGGGCTGGATCGGCCGTTCCCTGGAGACCCTGGCCTCGGGCCAGAGCCAGTCCTGGACCAACCCGTCCACGGGCGTGGCCTACACCATCGCTCCTCAGCCCGCGCGTCAGGAGAACGGCGTCTGGGTGCGCGACTTCGTGCTCACCTCGCGCCTGGGCGGCGTGACCCGCGAGACCACGGCCGCCGCCGAGCGCCGGGGCGCGAACCAGTGGGCCCTGCGCGGAGGGGCTCCGCAGGCCGCTTCCCAGGGAATGAACGCCTCGGCCCAGCCGCCGAGGATGGACCCGGCCGCGGCGCTTTCGGGCGCGGCCCTGGGCGCGGGCTCGGCCGTGAGCGTGCCCGTGGTCACGGCCAAGGACGGCTCCTCGCATACGAGCACCTCCACGAGCGCCGACGGCTCCAGCACCACCACCAAGACCACCAAGACCTCGGTCAAGGGCAGCGTGAGCGTGAATCCCGTTGGCGCGGTCCAGGCCCTGGAGCAGCTCATGGAGTCCGGCGCGCAGAGCCCGGCCGCCGGGCAGTAG
- a CDS encoding tetratricopeptide repeat protein — MSEANKVARDQQPFEAAGPEGQARKAQADPTEHMRQKIKGLFSSQVVEKIGTGTTTRKTISKMYWYAEERDDGVVEVQPLNTQHVPSGPKTEVPKADFLDKYQPELEFYTKIVYPKMQELSRTIRRAEEQRERGALYSAEFEFGNVLKVDVENVRANFGLGLTYMAKGETAKADDIFGRVVHLDAAFSTEHKHLFNEFGISLRKTGMHDQAIEYYTRALEMTQTDENLHYNVARAYFEKGDIPKAEYHLEKCLAMNKNHEEARKFQEFIKNKVSGGR; from the coding sequence ATGAGCGAGGCGAACAAGGTGGCCCGGGACCAGCAGCCCTTCGAGGCCGCCGGGCCCGAGGGCCAGGCGCGGAAGGCCCAGGCGGACCCGACGGAGCACATGCGCCAGAAGATCAAGGGCCTCTTCTCCTCCCAAGTGGTGGAGAAGATCGGCACCGGGACCACCACCCGCAAGACCATCAGCAAGATGTACTGGTACGCCGAGGAGCGCGACGACGGGGTGGTGGAGGTCCAGCCCCTGAACACCCAGCACGTGCCCTCCGGTCCCAAGACCGAGGTGCCCAAGGCCGACTTCCTGGACAAGTACCAGCCCGAGCTCGAGTTCTACACCAAGATCGTCTATCCCAAGATGCAGGAGCTTTCCCGAACCATCCGCCGCGCCGAGGAGCAGCGCGAGCGCGGCGCGCTCTACAGCGCGGAGTTCGAGTTCGGCAACGTGCTCAAGGTGGACGTGGAGAACGTGCGGGCCAACTTCGGCCTGGGCCTGACCTACATGGCCAAGGGCGAGACCGCCAAGGCCGACGACATTTTCGGCCGGGTGGTGCACCTGGACGCGGCCTTCAGCACGGAACACAAGCATCTCTTCAACGAGTTCGGCATCAGCCTGCGCAAGACCGGCATGCACGACCAGGCCATCGAGTACTACACCCGGGCCCTGGAGATGACCCAGACCGATGAGAATCTGCACTACAACGTGGCCCGGGCCTACTTCGAGAAGGGCGACATTCCCAAGGCCGAGTATCATCTGGAAAAGTGCCTGGCCATGAACAAGAACCACGAGGAAGCCAGGAAATTCCAGGAATTCATCAAGAACAAGGTGAGCGGCGGCCGCTGA
- a CDS encoding helix-turn-helix domain-containing protein, giving the protein MERKIGARIRAFREKKELSLADLAERTGLDPAFLTAVEEEDRYPSLGPLLKIARALGLRLGTFLDDQVSRDPLVVRRGERREELTMHQSRDGKPGLRFHPLGKGKTDRHMEPFFIELPPEDESEHKLSSHEGEEFIVCVKGRVAVTYGPEKVVLEQGDSIYYNSVVPHCVACEGDEPAAIYAVLYFPE; this is encoded by the coding sequence ATGGAACGCAAGATCGGCGCGCGTATCCGCGCATTCCGCGAGAAGAAGGAACTGTCCCTGGCCGACCTGGCCGAACGCACCGGCCTGGACCCGGCCTTTCTCACCGCCGTGGAGGAGGAGGACCGCTACCCCTCCCTTGGGCCGCTGCTGAAGATCGCCCGCGCCCTGGGACTGCGCCTGGGCACCTTCCTGGACGACCAGGTGAGCCGCGACCCCCTGGTGGTCCGCCGGGGCGAGCGCCGCGAGGAACTGACCATGCACCAGTCCCGCGACGGCAAGCCGGGACTGCGCTTCCACCCTCTGGGCAAGGGCAAGACCGACCGCCACATGGAGCCCTTCTTCATCGAGCTGCCGCCCGAGGACGAGTCCGAGCACAAGCTCTCCTCCCACGAAGGCGAGGAATTCATCGTCTGCGTCAAGGGCCGCGTGGCCGTGACCTACGGCCCGGAGAAGGTCGTGCTCGAACAGGGCGACAGCATCTACTACAACTCCGTGGTGCCCCACTGCGTGGCCTGCGAGGGTGACGAGCCCGCCGCGATCTACGCCGTGCTCTATTTCCCGGAATAA